Proteins co-encoded in one Scatophagus argus isolate fScaArg1 chromosome 11, fScaArg1.pri, whole genome shotgun sequence genomic window:
- the arl5a gene encoding ADP-ribosylation factor-like protein 5A, producing MGILFTKLWRLFNHQEHKVIIVGLDNAGKTTILYQFSMNEVVHTSPTIGSNVEEIVVNNTHFLMWDIGGQESLRSSWNTYYTNTEFVIVVVDSTDRERISVTKEELYRMLAHEDLRKAGLLIFANKQDVKGCMSVAEISQSLQLTSVKDHQWHIQACCALTGEGLCQGLEWMMSRLRVR from the exons ATGGGAATACTATTTACTAAGCTATGGAGGCTTTTTAATCATCAAG AGCACAAAGTTATTATTGTGGGCCTGGACAATGCTGGCAAGACCACAATTCTTTACCAGTT tTCAATGAATGAAGTGGTACACACCTCTCCTACGATTGGGAGCAACGTGGAGGAGATTGTGGTCAACAACACTCATTTCCTGATGTGGGACATTGGCGGCCAGGAGTCCCTTAGGTCATCATGGAATACATACTACACAAACACGGAG TTTGTCATTGTGGTCGTGGACAGCACTGACAGAGAAAGGATCTCAGTGACCAAAGAGGAACTTTACCGCATGTTAGCACATGAA GATCTAAGAAAAGCAGGGCTGCTGATTTTTGCCAACAAGCAGGATGTGAAAGGTTGCATGTCTGTGGCCGAAATCTCCCAGAGCCTCCAACTTACCTCTGTCAAAGACCACCAGTGGCACATTCAGGCCTGCTGCGCCCTCACTGGGGAGGG GTTGTGCCAGGGTCTTGAGTGGATGATGTCACGGCTGCGCGTGAGATGA